One region of Rhodocaloribacter litoris genomic DNA includes:
- the pdhA gene encoding pyruvate dehydrogenase (acetyl-transferring) E1 component subunit alpha, whose protein sequence is MASETKKRTRQRDQVEEQGVPAEGAVVNGQDLEIPPRIEVKHVFTNYQAGKYGHKDVGLSEEQVLGMYRNMLLQRRFEERAAQMYGKQKIAGFLHLYIGQEAVSTGAAQAIRIGHDSVITAYRDHGIGLALGMTADECMAELFGKIDGCSRGKGGSMHYFKAEKRFFGGHGIVGAHVPVGTGIAFAHKYREDGGVCLTFLGDGAMGQGAVHEAFNLAALYELPVIFIIENNQYAMGTAIDRAFAETVFIKHAISNNMEAAMVNGMDVFAVCKAIQDHAELARRFKPSILEIRTYRYRGHSMSDPGKYRTKEELERKKQEDPIIRLKAYIRQHEIASNEDLDRIDEEVKEEVMRAVEFAENSPLPPLETIYEDVYTQEDYPFLA, encoded by the coding sequence ATGGCCAGCGAGACGAAAAAGCGCACGCGCCAGCGTGACCAGGTAGAGGAGCAGGGTGTACCGGCCGAGGGGGCCGTGGTCAACGGGCAGGATCTGGAGATTCCGCCCCGGATCGAGGTCAAGCACGTCTTTACCAACTACCAGGCCGGCAAGTACGGCCACAAGGACGTCGGCCTTTCGGAGGAACAGGTCCTCGGCATGTACCGCAACATGCTCCTGCAGCGTCGCTTCGAGGAGCGGGCGGCACAGATGTACGGCAAGCAAAAGATCGCCGGTTTCCTGCACCTGTACATCGGGCAGGAGGCGGTCTCGACCGGGGCCGCGCAGGCGATCCGCATCGGGCATGACTCGGTCATCACCGCCTACCGCGATCACGGGATCGGCCTGGCGCTGGGGATGACGGCCGATGAGTGCATGGCCGAGCTTTTCGGCAAGATCGACGGCTGTTCGCGCGGCAAGGGCGGCTCGATGCACTACTTCAAGGCCGAGAAACGCTTCTTCGGCGGGCACGGCATCGTGGGGGCCCACGTGCCGGTGGGTACCGGCATCGCGTTTGCCCACAAGTACCGCGAGGACGGCGGTGTCTGCCTGACGTTCCTGGGCGACGGGGCCATGGGGCAGGGCGCCGTGCACGAAGCCTTCAACCTGGCGGCGCTCTACGAACTTCCCGTGATCTTCATCATCGAGAACAACCAGTACGCCATGGGCACGGCCATCGACCGGGCCTTTGCCGAGACGGTCTTCATCAAGCACGCCATCAGCAACAACATGGAGGCGGCGATGGTCAACGGCATGGACGTCTTTGCCGTGTGCAAGGCGATCCAGGATCACGCCGAGCTGGCGCGTCGCTTCAAGCCGTCGATCCTCGAGATCCGCACCTACCGGTACCGCGGCCACTCCATGAGTGACCCCGGCAAGTATCGCACGAAAGAGGAGCTCGAGCGAAAGAAGCAGGAGGACCCGATCATCCGCCTCAAGGCCTACATCCGCCAGCACGAGATCGCCAGCAACGAAGACCTCGACCGGATCGACGAGGAGGTGAAGGAGGAGGTGATGCGGGCGGTCGAGTTCGCCGAGAACAGCCCCCTCCCGCCGCTGGAGACGATCTACGAGGACGTGTACACGCAGGAGGATTATCCTTTTCTCGCGTAA
- a CDS encoding RNA polymerase sigma factor, producing the protein MPEPKPTQGHASPSKPPAPGDPIDLEALLQGDPAVFEQLVRQESPRLYRVILRIVHDEDEAASLLQETFLQAYQRLHTFRRESKVTTWLYAIGINLARASLRKSRRYDTLSDEDLERLQPRFTGFGTHAGDYEPWNPQRVAEQAERKRLVHEAIRQLPPDYRLVVTLRDIEELSTAETAEILEISEGAVRVRLHRARRALRSLLDRYFH; encoded by the coding sequence GTGCCCGAGCCCAAGCCTACCCAAGGACACGCATCGCCTTCGAAGCCCCCGGCACCCGGCGACCCGATCGACCTGGAGGCACTGCTGCAGGGCGACCCGGCCGTCTTCGAACAGCTCGTGCGCCAGGAAAGCCCCCGGCTCTACCGGGTGATCCTCCGCATCGTCCACGACGAGGACGAGGCGGCGAGCCTCCTGCAGGAGACCTTCCTCCAGGCCTACCAGCGCCTGCATACGTTCCGCCGCGAATCGAAGGTGACCACCTGGCTCTATGCCATCGGCATCAACCTGGCGCGCGCCTCGCTGCGCAAATCGCGCCGCTACGACACGCTCTCCGACGAAGACCTCGAACGGCTGCAACCACGCTTTACCGGCTTCGGCACCCATGCCGGCGACTATGAACCGTGGAACCCACAGCGTGTGGCGGAGCAGGCCGAACGCAAACGCCTGGTCCACGAAGCCATCCGGCAACTTCCACCGGACTACCGGCTCGTCGTCACGCTGCGCGACATCGAAGAGCTCTCGACGGCCGAAACGGCCGAGATCCTCGAGATCAGCGAGGGGGCCGTCCGCGTGCGCCTGCACCGTGCCCGCCGGGCCCTCCGCAGCCTGCTGGACCGCTACTTCCATTGA
- a CDS encoding anti-sigma factor family protein, producing MRKVLHLLQQMIGRTPSCRKVNEFLADYLDGTLDPQTKARFDAHLDACPKCKRYLEQYLQTVELVKTNGTVEPPPELVEHTLAFLRRQLERPS from the coding sequence ATGCGCAAGGTTCTCCATCTCCTCCAGCAAATGATCGGCCGCACCCCCTCCTGCAGGAAGGTCAACGAGTTCCTGGCCGATTACCTCGACGGCACGCTCGACCCGCAGACCAAGGCCCGCTTCGACGCCCACCTGGATGCCTGCCCGAAGTGCAAGCGTTACCTCGAACAGTACCTCCAGACCGTCGAACTCGTCAAGACGAACGGCACCGTCGAGCCGCCGCCCGAACTCGTCGAGCATACCCTCGCCTTCCTGCGCCGGCAACTCGAACGGCCGTCCTGA
- a CDS encoding polyprenol monophosphomannose synthase, translated as MEPRPSALPFRDDAPGTGKRALVIIPTYNEARNIQTVLEQALAQPGTLHVLVVDDASPDRTADLVRAMQPQYPERLHLIERSGKQGLGTAYLTGFRFALDRGYTYICEMDADLSHNPEDLPRLIAPVCRGEADLVIGSRYAGGVRVMNWPLSRLILSYAAGVYTRLITRLPVHDVTAGFKCFHRRVLEAIDLDRVKSNGYSFQIEMTYRAWRKGFRILEVPIIFTERTEGHSKMSRAIVREAAWKVWELRLRALIGRL; from the coding sequence GTGGAACCCAGACCCTCCGCCCTTCCCTTCCGAGACGATGCACCCGGCACCGGCAAACGGGCCCTGGTGATCATCCCCACCTACAACGAAGCCCGCAACATCCAAACGGTTCTCGAGCAGGCGCTCGCCCAGCCCGGCACCCTCCACGTCCTCGTCGTCGACGACGCCTCCCCGGACCGGACCGCCGACCTGGTCCGGGCCATGCAGCCTCAGTACCCGGAGCGGCTGCACCTCATCGAGCGCTCCGGCAAACAGGGCCTGGGGACGGCCTACCTCACCGGCTTCCGTTTCGCCCTGGACCGCGGCTATACCTACATCTGCGAAATGGACGCCGACCTCTCCCACAACCCCGAAGACCTGCCCCGGCTGATCGCCCCCGTCTGCCGGGGCGAGGCGGACCTGGTCATCGGATCCCGCTATGCGGGCGGCGTCCGCGTGATGAACTGGCCCCTCTCCCGCCTCATCCTCTCCTATGCCGCCGGGGTCTACACCCGCCTGATCACCCGGTTGCCCGTGCACGACGTGACGGCCGGCTTCAAGTGCTTCCACCGGCGCGTGCTCGAAGCCATCGACCTCGACCGGGTCAAATCCAACGGCTACTCCTTCCAGATCGAGATGACCTACCGGGCATGGCGCAAAGGATTTCGCATCCTCGAGGTGCCCATCATCTTCACCGAACGCACCGAGGGACACTCGAAGATGAGCCGGGCCATCGTGCGCGAAGCGGCCTGGAAGGTCTGGGAACTGCGCCTGCGCGCGCTGATCGGACGACTCTGA
- the icd gene encoding NADP-dependent isocitrate dehydrogenase, translating into MPDYAHLTPPAEGDLITMEGGRLRVPDHPIIPFIEGDGTGPDIWRAARRVFDAAVARAYGDARRIVWFEVFAGEKAYNLQGTWLPEDTLKAIEHHLVAIKGPLTTPVGGGIRSLNVALRQKLDLYACVRPVRYFEGVPSPVRQPEAVDMVIFRENTEDIYAGIEFKAGTEEVERFKQVFREAFPEQYAKIRFPDTSGIGIKPVSQEGTARLVRAAIRYAIAQGRSSVTLVHKGNIMKFTEGAFRDWGYQVARDEFGARDLDGGPWQVLPLDDGRELVIKDVIADAFLQQILTRPAEYDVIATMNLNGDYVSDALAAQVGGIGIAPGANINYDTGAAIFEATHGTAPKYAGQDKVNPSSVILSGEMMFRYLGWNEAADLIIHAMEKTIAQKRVTYDFHRLMDGATLLSTSAFGEALVENMG; encoded by the coding sequence ATGCCTGACTACGCTCACCTGACGCCGCCTGCCGAAGGCGACCTGATCACGATGGAAGGCGGGCGCCTGCGCGTGCCCGACCACCCGATCATCCCCTTCATTGAAGGAGACGGCACCGGCCCCGACATCTGGCGCGCCGCCCGGCGCGTCTTCGACGCCGCCGTGGCCCGGGCCTACGGCGACGCCCGCCGGATCGTCTGGTTCGAGGTCTTCGCCGGTGAAAAGGCCTACAACCTCCAGGGCACGTGGTTGCCGGAAGACACGCTGAAGGCCATCGAGCACCACCTCGTCGCCATCAAGGGCCCGCTCACGACGCCCGTCGGCGGCGGCATCCGCTCGCTCAACGTGGCCCTGCGCCAGAAGCTCGACCTCTATGCCTGCGTGCGGCCCGTCCGCTACTTCGAGGGCGTCCCCTCCCCCGTCCGGCAACCCGAGGCCGTGGACATGGTCATCTTCCGGGAAAACACGGAAGACATCTACGCCGGCATCGAGTTCAAGGCGGGCACGGAAGAAGTGGAACGCTTCAAACAGGTCTTCCGCGAAGCCTTTCCCGAGCAGTACGCCAAGATCCGCTTTCCCGACACGAGCGGCATCGGCATCAAGCCCGTCTCACAGGAAGGAACGGCCCGCCTGGTCCGCGCCGCCATCCGGTACGCCATCGCCCAGGGACGCTCGAGCGTGACGCTCGTCCACAAGGGCAACATCATGAAGTTCACCGAGGGCGCCTTCCGCGACTGGGGCTACCAGGTGGCCCGCGACGAGTTCGGCGCACGTGACCTCGACGGCGGCCCCTGGCAGGTCCTCCCCCTCGACGACGGCCGCGAGCTCGTCATCAAGGACGTCATCGCCGACGCCTTCCTGCAGCAGATCCTGACCCGCCCGGCCGAGTACGACGTCATCGCCACGATGAACCTCAACGGCGACTACGTCTCCGACGCGCTGGCCGCGCAGGTGGGCGGCATCGGCATCGCACCGGGGGCCAACATCAACTACGACACCGGCGCCGCCATCTTCGAGGCCACCCACGGCACCGCACCCAAGTATGCCGGGCAGGACAAGGTCAACCCCAGTTCGGTCATCCTCTCCGGCGAGATGATGTTCCGCTACCTGGGCTGGAACGAGGCGGCCGACCTCATCATCCACGCCATGGAAAAGACCATCGCGCAGAAACGCGTGACCTACGACTTCCACCGGCTCATGGATGGCGCGACGCTCCTGAGCACGAGCGCCTTCGGCGAAGCCCTCGTGGAAAACATGGGCTGA
- a CDS encoding PAS domain-containing protein — MKQPARTNGLAARRSGRAARNGLPAWLAACPVGAFVVRLRDGRLRYGNAAFAGLVGYPDPGRRSLRRLLVDPGAFEQLLADLREDRCHTARAEAALQHRNGHTVWALLTLSTEAPAGTLPDGHALGFAQEITEYKRTEAALRNENAFLDAVLEHIPVKVFVKDAETLRFLRFNRAAETILGYRRDELIGKTDYDFFPREEADFFVAKDREVLASGKLLDIPEEPIHTRSGVRYLHTQKIPVLDETGRPVYLLGISEDITERKEAERAFQKSRELFLATLEGMLDAYLLLECRRDEDGQVVDFTVIDLNRRTEAGLALPREALIGQPLCERFPVYRTRGLFEQYRQVFETGTPLEHEYQMPGDFPTPGWYYEQVVPWSDGVAIMSRNITERKRAEAALATYAADLEATSTALEARAHEHTLTIHELEAAKRRAERATRQLREANEKLKESQAQLVQSEKMASLGQMAAGIAHEINNPVGFVMSNLNTLSEYIDTYRLLLQHYAALAATLPPDPPPEQARHLQAIRTIEAEEDLDFITSDLDLLMAESHNGLQRIKEIVQGLKSFARVDEAEMQMANVNESLETTLRVIWNELKYRCAVETRFNPLPLIPCYPGKLNQVFMNLLLNAAQAISDHGVIVIETEATETEVIVRITDNGTGIPPEHLPKLFTPFFTTKPVGKGTGLGLSISYGIIQQHHGRIEVESTVGEGTTFTIYLPVSQEPA; from the coding sequence ATGAAACAGCCTGCCCGCACCAATGGCCTCGCTGCCCGGCGATCCGGGCGGGCGGCCCGGAACGGCCTTCCGGCCTGGCTCGCCGCCTGCCCGGTCGGCGCCTTCGTCGTCCGCCTCCGGGACGGCCGGCTGCGCTACGGCAACGCGGCCTTCGCCGGCCTGGTGGGGTATCCCGACCCGGGCCGCCGCTCTCTGCGCCGGCTGCTCGTCGATCCCGGCGCCTTCGAGCAACTGCTGGCCGACCTGCGGGAGGACCGGTGCCACACCGCCCGGGCCGAGGCCGCCCTGCAGCACCGCAACGGGCACACCGTCTGGGCCCTGCTCACCCTCTCCACCGAAGCACCCGCGGGCACGCTGCCGGACGGGCACGCCCTCGGCTTCGCCCAGGAGATCACCGAATACAAACGCACCGAAGCCGCCCTCCGAAACGAAAACGCCTTCCTTGACGCCGTCCTGGAGCACATCCCCGTCAAGGTCTTCGTCAAAGACGCCGAGACCCTGCGCTTCCTGCGTTTCAACCGGGCCGCCGAGACGATCCTGGGCTACCGCCGCGACGAGCTGATCGGCAAGACGGACTACGACTTCTTCCCCAGAGAGGAGGCCGACTTCTTCGTAGCCAAGGACCGGGAGGTGCTCGCTTCCGGCAAACTGCTCGACATTCCCGAAGAACCGATCCACACCCGTTCGGGCGTACGCTACCTGCACACGCAGAAGATCCCGGTGCTCGACGAAACGGGCCGGCCGGTCTACCTGCTCGGCATCTCCGAAGACATCACCGAGCGCAAGGAGGCCGAACGGGCCTTTCAGAAGAGCCGCGAGCTCTTCCTGGCCACCCTCGAAGGGATGCTCGACGCCTACCTGCTGCTCGAATGCCGCCGGGACGAGGACGGCCAGGTCGTCGACTTCACCGTGATCGACCTGAACCGGCGCACGGAAGCCGGGCTCGCCCTGCCGCGCGAAGCGCTGATCGGGCAACCGCTGTGCGAGCGTTTTCCCGTCTACCGAACCAGAGGGCTGTTCGAACAATACCGGCAGGTGTTCGAAACCGGCACGCCCCTCGAACACGAGTACCAGATGCCCGGGGATTTTCCGACCCCGGGCTGGTACTACGAGCAGGTCGTGCCCTGGTCGGACGGCGTGGCCATCATGAGCCGGAACATCACCGAGCGCAAACGGGCCGAGGCCGCGCTGGCCACGTATGCGGCGGATCTCGAAGCCACCTCGACGGCGCTCGAAGCGCGGGCCCATGAGCACACCCTCACCATCCACGAGCTCGAGGCCGCCAAGAGGCGGGCCGAAAGGGCCACCCGCCAGCTCCGCGAAGCCAACGAAAAGCTCAAGGAGAGCCAGGCCCAGCTCGTTCAATCGGAAAAGATGGCCTCACTGGGCCAGATGGCCGCCGGCATCGCCCACGAGATCAACAACCCGGTGGGCTTCGTGATGAGCAACCTCAACACACTCTCCGAATACATCGACACCTACCGGCTGCTGCTGCAGCACTATGCGGCGCTGGCCGCCACCCTGCCGCCCGATCCGCCCCCCGAACAGGCCCGGCATCTGCAGGCCATCCGCACCATCGAAGCGGAAGAAGACCTGGACTTCATCACCTCGGACCTGGACCTGCTCATGGCCGAGTCGCACAACGGGCTGCAACGAATCAAGGAAATCGTCCAGGGCCTGAAAAGTTTTGCCCGGGTGGACGAGGCCGAGATGCAGATGGCCAACGTCAACGAAAGCCTGGAGACCACGCTGCGGGTGATCTGGAACGAGTTGAAGTACCGGTGTGCCGTCGAGACCCGGTTCAACCCGCTCCCGCTCATTCCCTGCTATCCCGGCAAGCTCAACCAGGTGTTCATGAACCTGTTGCTCAACGCCGCCCAGGCGATCTCCGACCACGGCGTGATCGTCATCGAGACCGAAGCGACCGAAACGGAGGTGATCGTGCGCATCACGGACAACGGCACGGGCATCCCGCCGGAGCACCTGCCCAAACTCTTTACGCCCTTTTTCACCACGAAGCCGGTCGGCAAGGGGACCGGTCTCGGTCTTTCCATATCCTATGGCATCATCCAACAGCATCATGGTCGAATCGAAGTCGAAAGCACCGTCGGTGAAGGTACCACTTTCACTATCTACCTCCCCGTATCCCAAGAACCCGCCTGA
- a CDS encoding response regulator translates to MVESKSKAPSVKVPLSLSTSPYPKNPPERTLLCVDDEEGVLRSLRRVLRKEPYRVLTATSGTGALAILERHPVQVVLADQRMPDMTGTDLLREVRSRYPATIRIILSGYAEPHAIVAAINEAEVFRFLPKPWNDDDLRATLRAGFARWESRQATLRLTELFRTELERMRRDREALAERLAAHDQAPCRPTHKPDPAP, encoded by the coding sequence ATGGTCGAATCGAAGTCGAAAGCACCGTCGGTGAAGGTACCACTTTCACTATCTACCTCCCCGTATCCCAAGAACCCGCCTGAGCGAACGCTTCTGTGTGTCGATGATGAGGAAGGAGTGCTGCGCTCGCTCCGGCGCGTGCTCCGGAAGGAGCCGTACCGGGTGCTGACGGCCACGAGCGGCACCGGAGCGCTGGCGATCCTGGAGCGGCACCCCGTACAGGTGGTGCTCGCCGACCAGCGCATGCCGGACATGACGGGCACGGACCTCCTGCGCGAGGTCCGGAGCCGCTATCCGGCGACCATACGGATCATCCTCTCCGGCTATGCCGAGCCGCATGCCATCGTGGCGGCCATCAACGAGGCCGAGGTGTTTCGCTTCCTGCCCAAACCCTGGAACGACGACGACCTCCGGGCCACCCTCCGGGCCGGCTTCGCCCGCTGGGAGAGCCGGCAGGCCACGCTCCGTCTGACCGAACTCTTCAGGACCGAACTGGAGCGGATGCGCCGGGACCGCGAGGCGCTCGCCGAGCGGCTGGCCGCCCACGACCAGGCCCCCTGCCGTCCAACCCACAAACCCGACCCTGCACCATGA
- a CDS encoding HD domain-containing phosphohydrolase, with amino-acid sequence MTASPAARRDETAERPRLLLVDDEENILHALHRLLRKQYEVHTTTSPEEALDRVREQSYAVLLSDQRMPGMDGTELMARAREHAPDTIRIILTGYADIHAVIRAINEGAIYRFLTKPWNDDELQATLRQAVAQYELVQENQRLLSLTEEQNQKLEAFNRTLRQKVMERTRQVTELNQSLTKSFRGTIEVLSQLADMHSPALSKHAKRVTALACMIGERLRLGSEQLFQLEVAATLHDIGKITMDPNLLKQPYAQMKAHDRAVLMTHATRGAALVQMIPNLEEAARYVRHHHEHYGGGGFPKRLEGNQIPLGSRIIAVADAFDNALNGRSSFQKTTPEQALKYVRDNTPTLFDPYLVDILITCILQENRPINHAMEVEVGLFDLKPGMVLARDVRSIRGILLLEKHQVLDEGFINRLHAYHETEPIIDGILVYRNQTAATDARPAPADVPPAAGPPPVLLSR; translated from the coding sequence ATGACGGCTTCCCCGGCTGCCCGGCGGGACGAGACGGCCGAACGGCCCCGGCTGCTGCTCGTCGACGACGAGGAAAACATCCTGCATGCCCTGCACCGGCTGCTGCGCAAGCAGTACGAGGTCCATACCACCACCTCGCCGGAGGAAGCCCTCGACCGGGTGCGCGAGCAGTCCTACGCGGTGCTCCTCTCGGACCAGCGCATGCCGGGTATGGACGGCACCGAGCTGATGGCCCGCGCCCGCGAACACGCCCCCGACACCATACGGATCATCCTGACCGGCTACGCCGACATCCACGCCGTCATCCGGGCCATCAACGAAGGCGCCATCTACCGCTTCCTCACCAAACCCTGGAACGACGACGAGCTGCAGGCCACGCTGCGCCAGGCCGTGGCCCAGTACGAACTCGTCCAGGAAAACCAGCGGCTGCTGTCCCTGACGGAAGAACAGAACCAGAAGCTGGAAGCCTTCAACAGGACGCTGCGCCAGAAGGTCATGGAGCGCACCCGCCAGGTGACCGAGTTGAACCAGTCCCTGACGAAGAGCTTCCGCGGCACGATCGAGGTGCTGTCCCAGCTGGCGGACATGCACAGCCCGGCCCTGAGCAAGCACGCCAAGCGCGTGACGGCCCTGGCCTGCATGATCGGCGAACGGCTCCGGCTCGGCAGCGAGCAGCTCTTCCAGCTGGAGGTGGCCGCCACGCTGCACGACATCGGCAAAATCACGATGGACCCGAACCTGCTCAAGCAGCCCTATGCCCAGATGAAGGCCCACGACCGGGCCGTCCTGATGACGCACGCCACCCGGGGCGCCGCGCTCGTCCAGATGATTCCGAACCTGGAGGAAGCCGCCCGCTACGTCCGCCACCACCACGAGCACTACGGCGGCGGCGGGTTCCCCAAACGCCTCGAAGGCAACCAGATCCCCCTGGGCTCCCGCATCATCGCCGTCGCCGATGCGTTCGACAACGCCCTCAACGGGCGCAGCTCGTTCCAGAAAACCACCCCCGAACAGGCCCTGAAGTACGTCCGGGACAACACCCCGACGCTGTTCGACCCCTACCTCGTCGATATCCTCATCACGTGTATCCTGCAGGAGAACCGCCCCATCAACCACGCCATGGAGGTGGAGGTGGGCCTGTTCGACCTGAAGCCCGGCATGGTACTGGCCCGCGACGTGCGCTCGATCCGCGGCATCCTGCTCCTGGAGAAGCACCAGGTCCTCGACGAAGGGTTCATCAACCGGCTGCACGCCTACCACGAAACGGAACCGATCATCGACGGCATCCTGGTCTACCGCAACCAGACGGCGGCCACCGACGCACGACCGGCTCCGGCCGACGTGCCGCCCGCCGCCGGTCCTCCCCCGGTGCTCCTTTCACGCTGA
- a CDS encoding tRNA-queuosine alpha-mannosyltransferase domain-containing protein, whose protein sequence is MKVLALEPWYGGSHRNFLDGFCKHSRHEILPITMAPRFWKWRMHGGAVTMARKAVQAAEQGFHPDVIFATDMVNLPAFLALTRSHFDGVPVVFFLHENQLTYPLPPGQERDETYGYINYLSCLAADRVVFNSHFHYEEFMEALPVLLRRFPDYTHLHTVQEIREKSTVLHLGMDLAAHDRFRAEYPPHTWGPGMKPPIVLWNQRWEYDKNPEAFFRLMNRLDDTGHRFQLILAGERFEEQPYEFEQAFERYAERILHYGYAEDFEEYSRLLHRADLVVSTSLHEFFGIAILEAIYCGCHPLLPNRLSYPELIPASLHRPLLHAPILYEDEEELYRILSAILRGEERPLPVSTLRSIPERLDWRTHVAAYDSLLEEVAAVPAATV, encoded by the coding sequence ATGAAGGTCCTTGCCCTGGAACCCTGGTACGGAGGGTCCCACCGTAACTTTCTGGACGGTTTCTGCAAGCACAGCCGTCATGAGATCCTGCCCATCACGATGGCGCCCCGCTTCTGGAAGTGGCGGATGCACGGTGGGGCCGTCACGATGGCCCGCAAGGCCGTCCAGGCCGCCGAGCAGGGGTTCCACCCGGACGTCATCTTCGCCACGGACATGGTCAACCTGCCGGCCTTCCTGGCGCTGACCCGCTCCCATTTCGACGGCGTGCCCGTCGTTTTCTTTCTCCACGAAAACCAGCTCACCTATCCGCTGCCGCCCGGCCAGGAACGCGACGAAACCTACGGCTACATCAACTACCTCTCGTGCCTGGCCGCCGACCGCGTCGTCTTCAACTCCCACTTTCACTACGAGGAGTTTATGGAGGCGTTGCCGGTTCTGCTCCGGCGCTTTCCGGATTATACGCACCTGCACACGGTGCAGGAGATCCGGGAGAAAAGCACCGTCCTGCATCTGGGCATGGACCTGGCGGCGCATGATCGTTTCCGGGCCGAATACCCGCCTCATACCTGGGGTCCCGGGATGAAGCCGCCCATCGTGCTGTGGAACCAGCGCTGGGAGTACGACAAGAACCCGGAGGCCTTCTTCCGCCTGATGAACCGGCTCGACGACACCGGCCACCGGTTTCAACTCATCCTGGCCGGGGAGCGCTTCGAAGAGCAGCCCTACGAGTTCGAGCAGGCCTTCGAGCGGTATGCGGAACGGATCCTCCACTACGGGTACGCCGAGGACTTCGAGGAGTACAGCCGGCTGTTGCACCGCGCCGACCTGGTCGTTTCCACCTCCCTGCACGAGTTCTTCGGCATCGCCATCCTGGAAGCCATCTACTGCGGCTGTCACCCGCTTTTGCCCAACCGGCTCAGCTATCCCGAACTCATTCCCGCGTCGCTGCACCGGCCGCTGCTGCACGCCCCCATCCTCTACGAGGACGAGGAGGAGCTCTACCGGATCCTGTCCGCCATCCTGCGGGGAGAGGAACGCCCGCTGCCCGTTTCCACGCTGCGGAGCATACCCGAGCGACTCGACTGGCGCACGCACGTGGCGGCCTACGACAGCCTGCTCGAAGAGGTCGCGGCCGTTCCGGCGGCTACGGTCTAG
- a CDS encoding ComF family protein, translated as MFSGLHALLRSVGDGLLEVVMPACCIGCGDRLRSAGGPVCPSCLRSLERADPAEVAARLAALTASRDVFEAAFSLWLFDKGGTLQRIQHILKYGNRPAHARALGNLVGQAFDEALRTGSLRGTAPPELVVPVPLHPRRLYERGYNQSALLAEGVAAVLDLPCRPEMLHRTRATRSQTRLTRPERWANVHGAFAAPASPAAGVAGHRVLLVDDVLTTGATVVAAARALRAGGAAAVLLATLALARD; from the coding sequence ATGTTTTCCGGGCTGCATGCGCTGCTGCGATCCGTGGGCGACGGCCTGCTGGAGGTCGTCATGCCGGCGTGCTGCATCGGTTGCGGGGACCGGCTCCGGTCGGCGGGCGGCCCGGTCTGCCCGTCCTGCCTGCGGAGCCTGGAGCGGGCCGATCCCGCGGAGGTGGCCGCCCGCCTGGCGGCCCTTACGGCGAGCCGGGACGTCTTCGAGGCGGCCTTTTCGCTGTGGCTTTTCGACAAGGGGGGCACCCTGCAACGGATCCAGCACATCCTCAAGTACGGCAACCGGCCGGCCCATGCACGCGCCCTCGGCAACCTGGTCGGGCAGGCCTTCGACGAGGCGTTGCGCACCGGGTCGCTGCGCGGGACGGCCCCACCGGAGCTGGTCGTCCCCGTGCCGTTGCACCCCAGGCGGCTCTACGAACGGGGGTACAACCAGAGCGCCCTGCTGGCCGAGGGGGTCGCGGCGGTGCTGGACCTGCCGTGCCGGCCGGAGATGCTGCACCGCACCCGCGCCACCCGCTCGCAGACCCGGCTCACCCGCCCGGAGCGGTGGGCCAACGTCCACGGAGCCTTTGCTGCGCCCGCCTCCCCTGCGGCCGGCGTCGCCGGGCACCGGGTGCTGCTGGTGGACGACGTGCTGACGACCGGTGCCACCGTGGTGGCCGCGGCCCGGGCGCTCCGGGCGGGCGGCGCGGCTGCCGTCCTCCTGGCCACGCTGGCCCTGGCCCGCGATTGA